One stretch of Novosphingobium pentaromativorans US6-1 DNA includes these proteins:
- a CDS encoding anti-sigma factor family protein, with amino-acid sequence MKVTDEELMAYADGELSPVDAARIEAAIASDPDLALRLDAERKLRAALRGHLDPVAEEPVPDAWKEMIAAAAEEDAQAEERKVVSLAAARAEKAKKAAQEARGTARARPFMQRWGTGVAIAASLALGVFMGTQLTLKGPVTDRDGTLVASGALERGLDTQLAAASDKGSLQILTSFQRGDGDYCRVFASGGTSGIACKDDHGWVLERTINGGARQGTEYRQAGSANSELMAAAQDMAKGAPLDAEQEKAAKANGWKD; translated from the coding sequence ATGAAGGTGACCGACGAAGAGCTGATGGCCTATGCCGACGGCGAGCTTTCGCCGGTCGACGCTGCGCGGATCGAAGCCGCGATCGCTTCCGATCCCGACCTCGCCTTGCGACTCGATGCCGAACGCAAGCTGCGGGCGGCCTTGCGCGGCCATCTCGATCCCGTTGCCGAGGAGCCCGTTCCGGACGCCTGGAAGGAAATGATCGCCGCCGCGGCCGAAGAGGACGCGCAGGCCGAGGAACGCAAGGTCGTGAGCCTTGCCGCCGCGAGGGCCGAAAAGGCGAAGAAAGCCGCGCAGGAAGCCAGGGGGACGGCCCGGGCGCGCCCGTTCATGCAGCGCTGGGGCACCGGCGTCGCCATTGCCGCTTCGCTGGCCCTGGGGGTGTTCATGGGCACCCAGCTTACGCTCAAGGGCCCGGTAACCGACCGCGATGGCACGCTTGTGGCCTCGGGCGCGCTGGAACGCGGGCTGGACACCCAACTGGCCGCTGCGAGCGACAAGGGATCGCTCCAGATCCTGACGAGCTTTCAGCGCGGCGACGGCGACTACTGTCGCGTCTTCGCTTCCGGCGGCACCTCCGGTATCGCCTGCAAGGACGATCACGGCTGGGTGCTCGAACGCACGATCAACGGCGGGGCGCGGCAGGGGACCGAATACCGGCAGGCGGGCTCGGCCAATTCCGAACTCATGGCCGCCGCGCAGGACATGGCCAAGGGCGCCCCGCTCGACGCGGAGCAGGAGAAGGCTGCGAAAGCGAATGGGTGGAAGGACTAG
- a CDS encoding RNA polymerase sigma factor, with translation MSTTRFCEELTALLPRLRRFARGLTQDSADADDLCQQTIERALKARQQWQEGTRLDAWVYRIMRNQWIDEVRARTRRSQTFVHEDEGANVGVAGDRDAENRVELGNVDRALQRLPEEQREAVVLVMVEGFGYKEAAQILGIPQGTLTSRLGRGREALLRELGEAA, from the coding sequence ATGAGCACGACACGCTTCTGCGAGGAACTGACAGCGCTGCTGCCGCGATTGCGGCGGTTTGCGCGCGGATTGACACAGGACAGTGCCGATGCCGACGACTTGTGCCAACAGACGATCGAACGGGCGCTGAAGGCCCGCCAGCAGTGGCAGGAAGGCACGCGGCTCGATGCTTGGGTATACAGGATCATGCGGAACCAGTGGATAGACGAAGTCAGGGCAAGAACGCGCCGGTCGCAGACTTTCGTCCATGAGGACGAAGGCGCGAACGTGGGCGTGGCCGGCGACAGGGACGCGGAGAACCGTGTGGAACTCGGCAATGTCGACCGGGCCCTGCAGCGCCTGCCCGAAGAACAGCGCGAGGCGGTCGTTCTCGTGATGGTCGAAGGCTTCGGCTACAAGGAAGCTGCGCAGATTCTCGGCATTCCGCAAGGAACGCTGACCTCGCGGCTGGGACGCGGGCGCGAAGCCCTTTTGCGCGAACTGGGAGAAGCGGCATGA
- a CDS encoding S8 family serine peptidase — protein MKTRNLKRCALVSAVLLLIAGPARAQLGLPLPGNPLGTLGQVTQDLGDIARDALEPVRDVARSARSLARERVQRLTRFARSNRETVELDDTGAPARRGEVLLIDPAGEDVARAEGAGYGVIEQGTIEGLGLAYARLSVPGGRSLGKAIRSLRKLLPEREITADQIHFPSGSALSVAASSAARADLPLGGTVGVIDGGIAGSDRLASQRGFAEGAPKASEHASAIASLLAGAGTARLYGADVYGDDPAGGNALAIAKAIGWMRQNAVPVVSISLVGPKNLLLAKAIAAARAHGMVVVAAVGNDGAAAPPAYPASYPGVVAVTGVDGKGRVLIEAGKALHLDYAAPGADMSALVPGRGRIPLRGTSFAAPLAAARIAARYPRLGSSVAALKAVDSEAVDGSGRTGRGVLCGACRKGA, from the coding sequence ATGAAGACCCGGAACCTCAAGCGATGCGCCCTTGTATCGGCCGTGCTCCTGCTGATCGCAGGTCCGGCGCGCGCGCAGCTGGGCCTGCCGTTGCCCGGCAATCCGCTGGGCACCCTGGGGCAGGTGACGCAGGATCTGGGCGATATCGCCCGCGACGCGCTGGAGCCGGTGCGCGATGTGGCGCGAAGTGCCCGCAGCCTCGCGCGAGAACGGGTGCAGCGCCTGACCCGCTTTGCCCGCAGCAACCGGGAGACGGTGGAACTCGACGACACCGGCGCGCCCGCGCGGCGCGGGGAAGTGCTCCTGATCGATCCGGCCGGCGAGGACGTCGCCCGGGCCGAAGGCGCGGGTTATGGAGTGATCGAACAGGGAACTATCGAAGGTCTCGGCCTTGCCTATGCACGGTTGTCGGTGCCGGGCGGCCGCTCGCTGGGCAAGGCGATCCGGTCCCTGCGCAAGCTGCTTCCCGAGCGCGAAATCACGGCTGACCAGATACATTTTCCGTCCGGCAGCGCGTTGAGCGTGGCCGCATCGTCCGCCGCGAGGGCAGACCTGCCACTGGGCGGGACCGTTGGCGTGATCGACGGCGGGATCGCCGGGTCCGACCGGTTGGCCAGCCAGCGCGGGTTTGCCGAAGGGGCGCCCAAGGCCAGCGAACATGCTTCGGCGATCGCCTCGCTCCTTGCCGGTGCCGGAACGGCAAGGCTCTATGGCGCGGACGTCTATGGAGACGACCCGGCTGGCGGCAATGCGCTGGCGATTGCCAAGGCAATCGGCTGGATGCGTCAGAACGCCGTGCCGGTGGTCTCGATCAGCCTGGTCGGCCCGAAAAACCTGCTGCTCGCCAAAGCCATTGCCGCAGCGCGTGCGCACGGCATGGTCGTGGTCGCGGCCGTGGGCAATGACGGCGCCGCGGCGCCCCCGGCCTACCCGGCCAGTTACCCGGGCGTCGTTGCCGTGACCGGGGTCGATGGCAAGGGCCGCGTCCTGATCGAGGCCGGCAAGGCGCTGCATCTCGATTACGCGGCTCCGGGAGCGGACATGTCTGCGCTGGTGCCCGGCCGGGGGCGCATACCCTTGCGCGGGACCTCCTTTGCCGCGCCGCTTGCCGCGGCCCGCATTGCGGCCCGGTATCCGCGCCTCGGCAGCTCCGTAGCGGCGCTCAAAGCGGTCGATTCAGAGGCGGTCGATGGATCGGGCCGGACCGGGCGCGGGGTGCTCTGCGGGGCCTGCCGTAAGGGCGCCTGA
- a CDS encoding proline dehydrogenase has product MREALKSILGPVLKRATSKYVAGETLEDAAELALRAGQQNLRCTLCYWNDGTEDPEIVVREYSRILSLVGEGRINGALAAKLPALKEREDLVEQVVAQAREVGAPVIFDAHAPPQTDDTLKALERYPREGVGLAIPGRWKRSLRDADRAIELGVRVRVVKGEWIDPDHPGIDLREGYLGIIRRLAGKAAFVGVATHDAPLAREAMRILAEAGTPFEQEFVYPLPIEAALREGAPYGAGARLYIPYGEAWLPYSLKRAIKSPKTLYWLGRDLIGGRNFVLPSLDPAQMPAAPVAN; this is encoded by the coding sequence ATGCGCGAAGCTCTCAAGTCCATTCTCGGTCCGGTTCTGAAGCGGGCAACCAGCAAGTACGTGGCCGGCGAAACTCTGGAAGATGCTGCCGAGCTGGCCTTGCGTGCCGGCCAGCAGAACCTGCGCTGCACCTTGTGTTACTGGAACGACGGAACCGAAGACCCCGAAATTGTCGTGCGCGAATATTCGAGGATCCTCTCGCTGGTCGGCGAGGGCCGCATCAATGGCGCGCTCGCCGCCAAACTGCCCGCGCTCAAGGAGCGGGAGGACTTGGTCGAACAAGTCGTCGCGCAGGCCCGCGAGGTCGGTGCTCCGGTCATATTCGATGCCCACGCGCCGCCGCAGACGGACGACACGCTCAAGGCTCTCGAGCGCTATCCGCGCGAGGGTGTCGGCCTTGCCATCCCCGGTCGCTGGAAGCGCAGCCTGCGCGATGCCGACCGCGCTATCGAGCTGGGCGTGCGCGTGCGGGTGGTCAAGGGCGAGTGGATCGATCCCGACCATCCCGGTATCGACTTGCGCGAAGGGTACCTCGGCATCATCAGGCGTCTTGCCGGAAAGGCCGCCTTCGTGGGCGTCGCCACCCACGATGCGCCGCTTGCGCGAGAGGCCATGCGCATCCTTGCCGAGGCGGGAACGCCGTTCGAGCAGGAGTTCGTCTATCCGCTGCCTATCGAGGCTGCCCTGCGCGAAGGCGCGCCTTACGGGGCCGGGGCACGGCTGTACATTCCCTATGGCGAAGCCTGGCTGCCCTATTCGCTCAAGCGCGCGATCAAGAGCCCGAAGACGCTTTACTGGCTGGGCCGTGACCTGATCGGCGGCAGGAACTTCGTGCTGCCGTCGCTGGACCCGGCGCAGATGCCCGCAGCGCCGGTCGCGAACTGA
- the cobA gene encoding uroporphyrinogen-III C-methyltransferase: protein MTDVFKGDFPAGSVWLVGAGPGDAELLTRKAERLIGEASVVFYDALVGPEILEMAARSARLVHVGKRSGRHSKDQGTIDRLIVEAALQGEKVVRLKGGDPAIFGRATEELDACREAGVIVRICPGVTAASAAAASLGASLTLRGLARKLTFVTAHARAGEELQLDWSRLADPEGTLAVYMGKAAAPQVSARLIEAGLPADTPVALVESASLPQERHFHTRLDLLPLAARTALGDGPALLLIGRAMARPEDAAVAVLEAGTAI from the coding sequence ATGACCGATGTGTTCAAAGGGGACTTCCCGGCCGGATCGGTATGGCTGGTCGGTGCCGGTCCGGGCGATGCCGAATTGCTGACGCGCAAGGCCGAACGCCTGATCGGCGAGGCCAGCGTGGTCTTCTATGACGCCCTGGTCGGTCCCGAGATTCTCGAGATGGCCGCGCGCTCGGCACGCCTCGTCCATGTCGGCAAGCGATCCGGTCGCCACTCGAAAGACCAGGGCACGATCGACAGGCTGATTGTCGAAGCCGCGCTGCAGGGAGAGAAAGTCGTGCGTCTCAAAGGCGGAGACCCGGCAATCTTCGGCCGCGCCACCGAGGAACTCGACGCCTGCCGCGAAGCGGGCGTTATCGTGCGAATTTGCCCGGGCGTGACCGCCGCCAGCGCAGCGGCGGCCAGCCTTGGCGCCTCGCTGACCTTGCGCGGTCTTGCCCGCAAGCTGACTTTCGTGACCGCTCATGCGCGCGCCGGAGAGGAGCTGCAGCTCGACTGGTCGCGACTTGCCGATCCGGAAGGCACGCTCGCTGTCTACATGGGCAAGGCGGCGGCCCCGCAAGTCTCGGCCAGACTGATCGAGGCCGGTCTTCCCGCCGATACACCGGTTGCCCTGGTCGAAAGCGCCAGCCTGCCGCAGGAACGCCATTTCCATACCCGCCTCGACCTGCTCCCTCTTGCCGCCCGCACCGCGCTGGGAGACGGGCCCGCGCTGCTGCTGATCGGTCGGGCCATGGCCCGACCCGAAGACGCCGCGGTGGCAGTGCTGGAGGCCGGAACGGCAATCTGA